Proteins encoded by one window of Actinocorallia herbida:
- a CDS encoding exodeoxyribonuclease VII small subunit: MAQEETLSYEKARDELAEVVKRLETGGLTLEESLALWERGERLASVCEEWLEGARARLAAAMVPKADEDAPF; this comes from the coding sequence ATGGCCCAGGAGGAGACGCTCTCGTATGAGAAGGCCCGCGACGAGCTCGCGGAGGTGGTGAAGCGCCTGGAGACCGGGGGCCTCACCCTGGAGGAGTCCCTGGCGCTGTGGGAGCGGGGGGAACGGCTCGCCTCGGTGTGCGAGGAGTGGCTGGAAGGCGCCCGCGCAAGGCTCGCCGCGGCGATGGTGCCGAAGGCCGACGAGGACGCCCCCTTCTAA
- the glpX gene encoding class II fructose-bisphosphatase translates to MSETSPLAAAPEAPDRNLALELVRVTEAAALAAARWVGRGDKLGADGAAVNAMRQLINTVSMQGVVVIGEGEKDNAPMLFNGEEVGDGTGAECDVAVDPIDGTTLNALGMPNAIAVIAVAPRHSMYDPSAVFYMEKLVTGAEAADVVDIERPIGDNIRAVARAKGSTPEDVTVVILDRPRHEAIVKEIREAGARIQFIRDGDVAGAIMAAREGTGVDLLLGIGGTPEGIIAACAMKCLGGVIQSRLWPQDEAERRRAIDAGHDLGRVLTTDDLVSSDDVFFAATGITDGELVKGVRYVKGVATTHSLVMRGRSGTVRRVDGEHRLNKLRAYSAINFDAPA, encoded by the coding sequence ATGTCTGAAACCTCACCTTTGGCCGCCGCGCCGGAGGCGCCCGACCGCAACCTCGCCCTGGAACTCGTCCGGGTCACCGAGGCCGCTGCGCTCGCCGCCGCCCGCTGGGTGGGCCGGGGCGACAAGCTGGGCGCCGACGGTGCCGCCGTCAACGCCATGCGTCAGCTGATCAACACCGTCTCCATGCAGGGCGTGGTGGTGATCGGCGAAGGGGAGAAGGACAACGCCCCGATGCTCTTCAACGGCGAGGAAGTGGGTGACGGCACCGGCGCGGAATGCGACGTGGCCGTGGACCCGATCGACGGCACCACGCTGAACGCGCTCGGCATGCCCAACGCCATCGCCGTCATCGCGGTCGCGCCCCGCCACTCCATGTACGACCCGTCCGCGGTGTTCTACATGGAGAAGCTGGTCACCGGCGCCGAGGCCGCCGACGTCGTCGACATCGAACGGCCCATCGGCGACAACATCCGCGCCGTCGCCCGCGCCAAGGGCTCCACGCCCGAGGACGTCACCGTGGTGATCCTCGACCGGCCGCGGCACGAGGCGATCGTCAAGGAGATCCGCGAGGCGGGCGCCCGCATCCAGTTCATCCGCGACGGCGACGTGGCGGGCGCGATCATGGCGGCCCGCGAGGGCACCGGCGTCGACCTGCTGCTCGGCATCGGCGGCACCCCCGAGGGCATCATCGCCGCCTGTGCGATGAAGTGCCTCGGCGGCGTCATCCAGTCCCGGCTGTGGCCGCAGGACGAGGCGGAGCGCCGGCGCGCGATCGACGCGGGCCACGACCTCGGCCGGGTCCTCACCACCGACGACCTCGTCAGCTCCGACGACGTCTTCTTCGCCGCCACCGGCATCACCGACGGCGAGCTCGTCAAGGGCGTCCGGTACGTCAAGGGCGTGGCGACCACCCACTCCCTGGTCATGCGAGGCCGCAGCGGCACCGTCCGCCGCGTCGACGGAGAGCACCGCCTGAACAAGCTGCGCGCCTACTCGGCGATCAACTTCGACGCGCCCGCCTAG
- a CDS encoding DUF4245 domain-containing protein, with product MSAPTPRTETRVVSEGFLKRYLAGPGQFWIAIVACFAFASAAFLLTPGDADDAEPRTVEYSFDAKGFAREADFAAYVPEGLPAGWHATASRVTGLGEKDKDLTWHLGFATPAGAHAAVVQSDEKPDGDKGFVRRMTNVPRSGPDQATGTRDIGGIAWAEYFQKDKRQSSLVLRLPASTVVVTGTASFAELAVLAGSLKAQPIGGEG from the coding sequence GTGAGCGCACCGACGCCGCGCACCGAGACGCGGGTGGTCTCCGAAGGCTTCCTCAAGCGCTACCTGGCGGGTCCCGGCCAGTTCTGGATCGCGATCGTCGCGTGCTTCGCCTTCGCCTCGGCCGCGTTCCTGCTCACCCCCGGTGACGCCGACGACGCCGAGCCGAGGACCGTCGAGTACTCCTTCGACGCCAAGGGCTTCGCGCGCGAGGCCGACTTCGCCGCCTATGTCCCGGAGGGCCTGCCCGCCGGATGGCACGCCACCGCGAGCCGGGTCACCGGTCTGGGCGAGAAGGACAAGGACCTCACCTGGCACCTCGGCTTCGCCACCCCCGCGGGGGCGCACGCCGCGGTCGTGCAGAGCGACGAGAAGCCCGACGGCGACAAGGGCTTCGTGCGCCGGATGACCAACGTGCCGAGGTCCGGGCCCGACCAGGCCACCGGCACCCGTGACATCGGCGGGATCGCGTGGGCCGAGTACTTCCAGAAGGACAAGAGGCAGAGCTCGCTCGTGCTGCGGCTGCCCGCGAGCACGGTCGTGGTGACGGGCACCGCGTCCTTCGCCGAGCTCGCCGTCCTCGCCGGCTCCCTGAAGGCCCAGCCCATCGGCGGCGAAGGCTGA
- a CDS encoding DUF1707 SHOCT-like domain-containing protein, with protein sequence MDSDRSVPARDLRASDADRDRVADLLRDAVEDGRLTPDEHAERVEGVFAARTLGELTMFTKDLLPQNEQPFQVDARQMVALFGSHRQDGRWVVPARLPVAAVFGKVEIDLREAILRHRHVVLDLSSLFGRIRLHVPGEVVVRFTGRSMAGSVKEAVPAWPPTDGEAPVVELTGTLLLGAVEVIRPKRPKPPRRSFWAGRSGA encoded by the coding sequence GTGGACTCCGACCGCTCAGTTCCGGCACGTGACCTGCGCGCCTCCGACGCCGACCGCGACAGGGTGGCCGATCTGCTGCGGGACGCCGTCGAGGACGGCAGGCTGACGCCGGACGAGCACGCCGAGCGCGTCGAGGGCGTGTTCGCCGCCCGCACGCTGGGCGAGCTGACGATGTTCACCAAGGATCTGCTGCCCCAGAACGAGCAGCCCTTCCAGGTGGACGCGCGGCAGATGGTCGCCCTGTTCGGGTCGCACCGCCAGGACGGCCGGTGGGTGGTGCCCGCCCGCCTCCCGGTCGCCGCGGTGTTCGGCAAGGTCGAGATCGACCTCCGGGAGGCGATCCTGCGGCACCGGCACGTGGTGCTCGACCTCAGCTCGCTGTTCGGCCGGATCCGCCTGCACGTGCCGGGCGAGGTCGTGGTGCGGTTCACCGGCCGCTCGATGGCGGGCTCGGTGAAGGAGGCCGTGCCGGCCTGGCCCCCCACCGACGGCGAGGCCCCGGTCGTCGAGCTGACCGGGACCCTTCTGCTCGGCGCCGTCGAAGTGATCAGACCCAAGCGCCCGAAACCCCCCAGGCGTTCTTTCTGGGCCGGCCGGTCGGGCGCTTGA
- a CDS encoding TetR/AcrR family transcriptional regulator, with translation MSSEIEETSTRVSERGQATRGALLRAAREVFSQEGFAQAAVTDIVAKAGASVGSLYHHFNGKADLYLTLFEEFQARQQDRTREAIYRARDEGERDPQRLFLAGAAAYLAGSVEEQKLSRLFLSGDGPPGFDRIMRERLRKWARRNAALFQAEDSRFNEPLAIVLTGSMLGAVSEVSFVDDKERAAQLSASIIRVLETVKGDQ, from the coding sequence ATGAGCAGCGAGATCGAGGAGACCTCCACCAGGGTCTCCGAGCGGGGCCAGGCCACCCGGGGCGCCCTCCTTCGGGCCGCCCGCGAGGTGTTCTCCCAGGAGGGCTTCGCCCAGGCCGCCGTCACCGACATCGTGGCCAAGGCCGGGGCGAGCGTCGGCAGCCTTTACCACCACTTCAACGGCAAGGCCGACCTCTACCTCACGCTGTTCGAGGAGTTCCAGGCACGCCAGCAGGACCGCACCCGGGAGGCGATCTACCGCGCCCGCGACGAGGGCGAGCGCGACCCGCAGCGGTTGTTCCTCGCGGGCGCCGCCGCCTACCTCGCCGGTTCGGTCGAGGAGCAGAAGCTGTCCCGGCTGTTCCTGTCCGGGGACGGTCCGCCCGGATTCGACCGGATCATGCGCGAACGCCTGCGCAAGTGGGCCCGCCGCAACGCGGCCCTGTTCCAGGCCGAGGACAGCCGCTTCAACGAGCCGCTGGCGATCGTGCTCACCGGCTCGATGCTGGGCGCGGTGTCCGAGGTCTCCTTCGTCGACGACAAGGAGCGGGCGGCCCAGCTGTCGGCGTCCATCATCCGCGTCCTCGAGACCGTCAAGGGCGACCAGTGA